The following are from one region of the Penaeus chinensis breed Huanghai No. 1 chromosome 5, ASM1920278v2, whole genome shotgun sequence genome:
- the LOC125025774 gene encoding solute carrier family 35 member F5-like isoform X1 — protein sequence MGRGQRLALGIFVLLLVDIIWVASSELSEYIFNDAGFDKPFFSTYLKTSMFSLYLLGFVFWSPWRHQCIHSNQDESMYQVVDIADSEELASPEERRLGRERAFSTAAPIFTVDQLASSVARDDDLNAQLTHLVLWRYLPVDPPKSEPKYVPLKLQDQQEKSSDGDSDDSSVKSVRFSKLTEVRQMSESEAVEAMMSRLSFSASLRAEQLALQAANKLSIKEVMKISCIFCLLWFLGNYGYQIALSDTEAGVVNVISSTSGLFTLILAAIFPSSSVDRFTLSKLFSVLLMVAGVVLVSLEDISLEGATVPVGVVWSLVGAVLYACYMVFLRRKVPTEDRMDFTMFFGFVGLFNTIILWPGFPLLDVLGWETFQLPNKEQLLYMSVNGLIGTVLSEVLWLWGCFLTSSLMATLSLSLTIPLTMVVDIFIKDVEYSLIFYIGAIPMMLSFIIVTLLTHYENWDPLMDCITKINRRCSRNNHMYSLVDTEGLERESLIVNETGVDEAEEEDEEELDTTGINNAIVINDSASASNSMPTMINNII from the exons ATGGGTCGAGGGCAGCGTTTGGCCCTGGGCATCTTTGTCCTTCTGCTTGTGGACATCATTTGGGTGGCATCTTCAGAATTGTCAGAG TATATCTTCAATGATGCTGGGTTTGACAAACCATTCTTCAGTACCTACTTGAAGACTAGCATGTTCAGCCTCTACTTGCTAGGCTTTGTGTTCTGGAGTCCATGGAGACACCAGTGCATTCACAGCAATCAGGATGAAAGCATGTACCAG GTAGTAGATATTGCTGACAGTGAGGAGCTGGCATCACCTGAGGAGAGAAGATTG gggagagagagggccttCTCCACAGCAGCTCCCATCTTCACTGTTGACCAGCTGGCATCCAGTGTAGCAAGGGATGACGACCTAAACGCACAGCTGACGCACTTGGTTCTTTGGCGCTATTTGCCTGTTGATCCACCAAAA AGTGAACCCAAATATGTCCCACTCAAGCTGCAAGATCAGCAAGAGAAGAGCTCCGATGGAGATTCAGATGATTCTTCAGTAAAGTCCGTCCGCTTCAGCAAACTCACAGAA GTACGGCAAATGTCGGAGTCTGAGGCAGTCGAAGCTATGATGTCTCGGCTTTCCTTCTCTGCCTCGCTTCGTGCTGAACAGCTCGCTTTGCAAGCAGCTAATAAATTATCCATTAAAGAAGTAATGAAAATATCGTGCATATTCTGTTTGCTG TGGTTTCTTGGGAACTATGGCTACCAGATAGCGCTGAGTGACACAGAGGCTGGTGTGGTCAACGTCATCTCTTCTACCTCTGGCCTCTTCACCCTCATCTTGGCTGCCATCTTCCCCTCATCATCAGTAGACAGATTCACACTCTCCAAGCTATTTTCAGTCTTACTGATGGTTGCTGGAGTG GTCTTGGTGAGTTTGGAGGACATCAGTCTTGAAGGAGCCACTGTGcctgtgggtgtggtgtggtccTTGGTCGGAGCTGTGCTGTATGCCTGTTACATGGTCTTCCTGAGACGCAAGGTTCCTACTGAAGACCGGATGGATTTTACAAtgttttttg GATTTGTCGGCTTGTTCAATACCATAATTCTGTGGCCGGGATTTCCTCTGTTAGATGTCTTAGGATGGGAAACATTCCAGTTACCAAACAAGGAGCAGCTTCTCTACATGTCTGTTAATGGATTAATTGGGACTGTGCTCTCAGAAGTATTGTGGCTATG GGGATGTTTCCTGACCTCTTCTTTGATGGCCACACTGTCGCTGAGTCTCACTATTCCCCTCACCATGGTCGTTGACATCTTTATAAAAGATGTTGAATATTCACTCATCTTTTACATTGGCGCAATCCCCATGATGCTGTCATTCATCATAGTCACACTGCTTACACACTATGAAAACTGGGATCCACTCATGGAttgcataacaaaaataaacagaagatgTTCTAGAAATaatcatatgtatag tttGGTGGACACAGAAGGCTTGGAAAGAGAAAGCTTGATAGTGAATGAAACTGGTGTGgatgaagcagaagaggaggatgaggaagaactgGACACCACAGGTATCAACAATGCCATTGTTATCAATGACAGCGCCTCGGCTTCCAACTCTATGCCAACAATGATTAACAACATTATATAA
- the LOC125025774 gene encoding solute carrier family 35 member F5-like isoform X2: MGRGQRLALGIFVLLLVDIIWVASSELSEYIFNDAGFDKPFFSTYLKTSMFSLYLLGFVFWSPWRHQCIHSNQDESMYQVVDIADSEELASPEERRLSEPKYVPLKLQDQQEKSSDGDSDDSSVKSVRFSKLTEVRQMSESEAVEAMMSRLSFSASLRAEQLALQAANKLSIKEVMKISCIFCLLWFLGNYGYQIALSDTEAGVVNVISSTSGLFTLILAAIFPSSSVDRFTLSKLFSVLLMVAGVVLVSLEDISLEGATVPVGVVWSLVGAVLYACYMVFLRRKVPTEDRMDFTMFFGFVGLFNTIILWPGFPLLDVLGWETFQLPNKEQLLYMSVNGLIGTVLSEVLWLWGCFLTSSLMATLSLSLTIPLTMVVDIFIKDVEYSLIFYIGAIPMMLSFIIVTLLTHYENWDPLMDCITKINRRCSRNNHMYSLVDTEGLERESLIVNETGVDEAEEEDEEELDTTGINNAIVINDSASASNSMPTMINNII, from the exons ATGGGTCGAGGGCAGCGTTTGGCCCTGGGCATCTTTGTCCTTCTGCTTGTGGACATCATTTGGGTGGCATCTTCAGAATTGTCAGAG TATATCTTCAATGATGCTGGGTTTGACAAACCATTCTTCAGTACCTACTTGAAGACTAGCATGTTCAGCCTCTACTTGCTAGGCTTTGTGTTCTGGAGTCCATGGAGACACCAGTGCATTCACAGCAATCAGGATGAAAGCATGTACCAG GTAGTAGATATTGCTGACAGTGAGGAGCTGGCATCACCTGAGGAGAGAAGATTG AGTGAACCCAAATATGTCCCACTCAAGCTGCAAGATCAGCAAGAGAAGAGCTCCGATGGAGATTCAGATGATTCTTCAGTAAAGTCCGTCCGCTTCAGCAAACTCACAGAA GTACGGCAAATGTCGGAGTCTGAGGCAGTCGAAGCTATGATGTCTCGGCTTTCCTTCTCTGCCTCGCTTCGTGCTGAACAGCTCGCTTTGCAAGCAGCTAATAAATTATCCATTAAAGAAGTAATGAAAATATCGTGCATATTCTGTTTGCTG TGGTTTCTTGGGAACTATGGCTACCAGATAGCGCTGAGTGACACAGAGGCTGGTGTGGTCAACGTCATCTCTTCTACCTCTGGCCTCTTCACCCTCATCTTGGCTGCCATCTTCCCCTCATCATCAGTAGACAGATTCACACTCTCCAAGCTATTTTCAGTCTTACTGATGGTTGCTGGAGTG GTCTTGGTGAGTTTGGAGGACATCAGTCTTGAAGGAGCCACTGTGcctgtgggtgtggtgtggtccTTGGTCGGAGCTGTGCTGTATGCCTGTTACATGGTCTTCCTGAGACGCAAGGTTCCTACTGAAGACCGGATGGATTTTACAAtgttttttg GATTTGTCGGCTTGTTCAATACCATAATTCTGTGGCCGGGATTTCCTCTGTTAGATGTCTTAGGATGGGAAACATTCCAGTTACCAAACAAGGAGCAGCTTCTCTACATGTCTGTTAATGGATTAATTGGGACTGTGCTCTCAGAAGTATTGTGGCTATG GGGATGTTTCCTGACCTCTTCTTTGATGGCCACACTGTCGCTGAGTCTCACTATTCCCCTCACCATGGTCGTTGACATCTTTATAAAAGATGTTGAATATTCACTCATCTTTTACATTGGCGCAATCCCCATGATGCTGTCATTCATCATAGTCACACTGCTTACACACTATGAAAACTGGGATCCACTCATGGAttgcataacaaaaataaacagaagatgTTCTAGAAATaatcatatgtatag tttGGTGGACACAGAAGGCTTGGAAAGAGAAAGCTTGATAGTGAATGAAACTGGTGTGgatgaagcagaagaggaggatgaggaagaactgGACACCACAGGTATCAACAATGCCATTGTTATCAATGACAGCGCCTCGGCTTCCAACTCTATGCCAACAATGATTAACAACATTATATAA